Proteins encoded within one genomic window of Amorphoplanes friuliensis DSM 7358:
- a CDS encoding UvrD-helicase domain-containing protein, which yields MPSDSAGSSVTADTYVADLHIHSKYSRACSRDLTLPNLAWWARRKGIAVLGTGDFTHPAWFDHLRENLHPADEPGLYRLSGDAEQEVSRKLPPILQGTDNARFMLSVEISTIYKRDDRTRKVHHLIYMPDLDAAARFNTALGRIGNLTADGRPILGLDSRDLLEIVLEASPDGYLVPAHIWTPWFSALGSKSGFDAIADCYADLADHITAVETGLSSDPEMNWRVSSLDRYRLVSNSDAHSPAALAREATLFTGTPDYFAIKDGHTLAGTLEFFPEEGKYHADGHRVCGINWAPQKTRDHGGRCPECGKPLTVGVLSRVEDLADRTTGGERPQDVVHLIQLAEILGEINGVGPKSKTVDGQLNHLVAGLGAELDILRRVPLDDIGQTGGEQLREAIDRLRRGDVRRISGYDGEYGVITLFEPGELRNKQSAPQAETLFDMLPVPVPQQRKAEPAIGRATVPKAVKEPKKKAPPLPPPASPHEPFEPMLAGMEEVGTGLLDRLDAMQRVAASAPGGPLLIVAGPGTGKTRTLTHRIAYLCAELGVFPERCLAITFTRRAAEEMRHRLDALMGDVAEDITVGTFHSVGLTILKENAKAAGLGAHWRIADDAERTAAREQAGDDDHAYAKLLRQQDLVDLDDLLTMPVALLRDEPDLVERYRKRWQWIFVDEYQDVDDVQYELLRLLSPATGNLCAIGDPDQAIYSFRGADVGYFLRFSRDFTDARLVRLTRNYRSSAPILAAAVQAIAPTTLVAGRRLDPARVNPESPLVGRYFAGSVADEADFVVRTIDELVGGLSHRSLDSGRIDSRAVTPGTLSFADIAVLYRTDAQAQAVVDALSRAGVPVQKRSHNRLRDRPGVQIIAHELQHADGLGGSLAARVKLTAQVLAQRYAAPTLDAEQLAPEDIWTAADLLMPLAHRIGEDMTRFLQEIATGAEVDALDPRAEAVNLLTLHAAKGLEFPVVFLVGCEDGLLPLRWPGTKPTDDETAEERRLFFVGLTRAQDRLYVSHAARRFRHGKEREQVPSPFLDAIDTGLFEKMGDRVPSRPKDRQLRLL from the coding sequence GTGCCCTCGGACAGCGCAGGGTCCTCGGTCACCGCGGACACATACGTCGCGGATCTGCACATCCACTCCAAGTATTCGCGTGCCTGCAGCCGCGACCTGACCTTGCCGAACCTGGCCTGGTGGGCGCGCCGCAAAGGCATCGCGGTCCTCGGCACCGGTGACTTCACGCACCCGGCCTGGTTCGACCACCTCCGCGAAAACCTGCACCCCGCCGACGAGCCCGGCCTCTACCGGCTCAGTGGCGACGCGGAGCAGGAGGTCAGCCGCAAACTGCCGCCGATCCTGCAGGGCACCGACAACGCGCGGTTCATGCTCAGTGTCGAAATCTCCACGATCTACAAGCGCGACGACCGCACGCGCAAGGTCCACCACCTGATCTACATGCCGGACCTCGACGCCGCCGCCCGGTTCAACACCGCGCTGGGCCGCATCGGCAACCTCACCGCCGACGGCCGGCCCATCCTCGGCCTGGACTCCCGCGACCTGCTGGAGATCGTGCTCGAGGCCAGCCCGGACGGCTACCTGGTGCCGGCGCACATCTGGACGCCATGGTTCTCGGCGCTGGGCTCCAAGTCCGGCTTCGACGCGATCGCCGACTGTTATGCCGACCTCGCCGACCACATCACGGCCGTCGAGACCGGTCTCTCCTCCGACCCGGAGATGAACTGGCGGGTCTCGAGCCTGGACCGCTACCGCCTGGTGTCCAATTCGGACGCGCATTCGCCCGCCGCGCTGGCCCGCGAGGCGACACTCTTCACCGGTACGCCGGACTACTTCGCGATCAAGGACGGGCACACACTCGCCGGCACGCTGGAGTTCTTCCCCGAGGAAGGCAAGTACCACGCGGACGGGCACCGGGTCTGCGGCATCAACTGGGCGCCGCAGAAAACCCGCGACCACGGCGGCCGCTGCCCGGAGTGCGGCAAGCCGCTGACCGTCGGGGTGCTCAGCCGCGTCGAGGATCTGGCCGACCGGACCACCGGCGGCGAACGCCCGCAGGACGTCGTCCACCTGATCCAGCTCGCCGAGATCCTCGGTGAGATCAACGGTGTCGGCCCCAAGTCGAAAACCGTGGACGGCCAGCTCAACCACCTCGTCGCGGGTCTCGGCGCCGAGCTCGACATCCTGCGCAGAGTCCCGCTCGACGACATCGGCCAGACCGGCGGTGAGCAGCTCCGCGAGGCGATCGACCGGCTGCGGCGCGGTGACGTGCGCCGGATCTCCGGGTACGACGGCGAGTACGGCGTCATCACGCTCTTCGAACCCGGCGAGCTGCGTAACAAGCAGAGTGCCCCGCAAGCCGAGACACTGTTCGACATGTTGCCCGTGCCGGTCCCGCAGCAGCGCAAGGCCGAACCCGCGATCGGCCGCGCGACCGTGCCCAAAGCGGTCAAGGAGCCGAAGAAGAAGGCGCCGCCGCTGCCACCTCCGGCGAGCCCGCACGAGCCGTTCGAGCCGATGCTCGCCGGCATGGAAGAGGTCGGCACCGGCCTGCTGGACCGCCTCGACGCCATGCAGCGTGTCGCGGCCTCGGCGCCGGGCGGGCCACTGCTGATCGTCGCCGGCCCGGGCACCGGCAAGACCCGTACGCTCACGCACCGGATCGCGTACCTCTGCGCTGAGCTGGGCGTTTTCCCCGAACGCTGCCTGGCGATCACCTTCACGCGTCGTGCCGCGGAGGAGATGCGGCACCGCCTCGACGCGCTGATGGGTGACGTCGCCGAGGACATCACGGTCGGCACGTTCCACTCGGTCGGGCTGACCATCCTCAAGGAGAACGCCAAGGCCGCCGGCCTCGGCGCCCACTGGCGCATCGCCGACGACGCCGAACGCACCGCGGCCCGTGAGCAGGCCGGCGACGACGACCACGCGTACGCCAAACTGCTCCGCCAGCAGGACCTGGTCGACCTGGACGACCTGCTCACGATGCCGGTAGCGCTGCTCCGCGACGAGCCCGACCTGGTCGAGCGCTACCGCAAACGCTGGCAGTGGATCTTCGTCGACGAGTACCAGGACGTCGACGACGTGCAGTACGAGTTGCTGCGCCTGCTCTCGCCCGCCACCGGCAACCTGTGCGCGATCGGCGACCCCGACCAGGCGATCTACTCGTTCCGTGGCGCCGACGTCGGCTACTTCCTGCGCTTCTCCCGCGACTTCACCGACGCCCGCCTGGTCCGCCTGACCCGCAACTACCGCTCCTCGGCGCCGATCCTCGCCGCGGCCGTGCAGGCGATCGCCCCGACCACCCTCGTCGCCGGCCGCCGCCTCGACCCGGCCCGGGTCAACCCCGAGTCCCCGCTGGTCGGCCGCTATTTCGCCGGCAGTGTGGCCGACGAGGCCGACTTTGTCGTCCGCACGATCGACGAACTCGTCGGCGGACTCTCCCACCGATCCCTCGACTCCGGCCGCATCGACTCCCGCGCGGTCACCCCCGGCACGCTGTCCTTCGCGGACATCGCCGTCCTCTACCGCACCGACGCGCAGGCACAAGCTGTGGTGGACGCGTTGTCGCGTGCCGGCGTACCCGTGCAGAAGCGGTCACACAACCGCCTGCGCGACCGGCCCGGGGTCCAGATCATCGCCCACGAGCTGCAACACGCCGACGGCCTCGGCGGCTCCCTGGCCGCGCGCGTCAAGCTGACAGCTCAGGTCCTGGCGCAGCGTTACGCCGCGCCGACCCTCGACGCCGAACAACTCGCGCCCGAGGACATCTGGACGGCCGCTGACCTGCTCATGCCCCTCGCCCACCGCATCGGCGAGGACATGACGCGCTTCCTCCAGGAGATCGCCACCGGCGCCGAAGTCGACGCCCTCGACCCCCGCGCCGAAGCCGTCAACCTCCTCACCCTCCACGCCGCCAAAGGCCTCGAATTCCCCGTGGTCTTCCTGGTCGGCTGCGAGGATGGCCTCCTCCCGCTGCGCTGGCCCGGCACCAAACCCACCGACGACGAAACAGCCGAAGAACGCCGCCTCTTCTTCGTCGGCCTGACGCGTGCCCAGGACCGCCTCTACGTCAGCCACGCGGCCCGCCGCTTCCGCCACGGCAAGGAACGCGAACAGGTCCCGAGCCCGTTCCTCGACGCGATCGACACCGGCCTCTTCGAAAAAATGGGCGACCGCGTGCCGTCCCGTCCCAAGGACCGGCAGCTGCGGCTCCTCTGA
- a CDS encoding prepilin peptidase — protein sequence MSLPVAVLSALFGGAAAAFLPRVTHRLSVPRGSPPRAVCATCQTSFSTWVSVGAPCRCAPPPVWTIATGALVTGLLGATVGPTPLLAVLLPAAVLGILLAAVDLRCLRLPNPLVAVLAAVTVVPLGLSALLIGEPDRLARAGLAALLTGLVYLLVALLPGAGLGLGDVKLAAVLCFTLGFAGWPAVAIGLLTPHLINGPIALTLLLTRRAKRRTALPLGPALLIGALVALVTT from the coding sequence GTGTCGCTTCCGGTCGCGGTCCTCTCCGCCCTCTTCGGCGGCGCGGCGGCAGCCTTCCTCCCCCGCGTCACCCACCGCCTGTCGGTCCCCCGCGGTTCCCCGCCCCGCGCGGTCTGCGCGACCTGCCAGACCTCTTTCTCAACCTGGGTAAGCGTCGGAGCACCGTGCCGATGCGCCCCGCCCCCGGTGTGGACAATTGCCACGGGTGCCCTGGTCACGGGTCTGCTGGGTGCGACCGTCGGCCCGACGCCGCTCCTGGCCGTTCTGCTTCCGGCGGCGGTGCTGGGCATCCTTCTGGCTGCTGTCGACCTGCGGTGCCTGCGCCTCCCCAATCCCCTGGTGGCGGTGCTGGCTGCGGTCACCGTCGTCCCTCTCGGCCTGAGCGCTCTCCTCATCGGCGAACCGGACCGCCTGGCCCGCGCCGGGCTGGCCGCGCTGCTGACCGGGCTGGTCTACCTGCTGGTTGCCCTCCTGCCCGGTGCCGGGCTGGGCCTCGGCGACGTGAAGCTGGCGGCGGTCCTCTGCTTCACCTTGGGCTTCGCCGGCTGGCCCGCGGTAGCCATCGGCCTCCTGACCCCGCACCTGATCAACGGCCCGATCGCCCTGACCCTCTTACTCACCCGCAGAGCAAAACGCCGAACCGCCCTGCCTCTCGGCCCAGCTCTCCTGATCGGTGCTCTCGTCGCCCTCGTGACCACTTGA
- a CDS encoding LppU/SCO3897 family protein, protein MSQNGPYPGQGWSAGGSSGSDEPYTEPADPWGDAATHSSPAPDVAWGGQPMSVPPANESSTGYHPYSAAVPNGAPPMWQPPPAAPLPPKRRNTPIIALVIVLGLLICGGLGTAAWLVQRGDNDPTAGRTGSPTASATTNGTVPEPQSSEDARFVAKGQCVRNEGNADDSPDLKIVSCASGTYEVLKRVDGRTTGEADAESKCGKVAKYTKWYFYDSELDSLDFVLCLKEYGVD, encoded by the coding sequence ATGTCGCAGAACGGCCCCTACCCCGGCCAAGGCTGGTCGGCCGGCGGATCGTCGGGTTCCGACGAGCCGTACACGGAGCCGGCCGACCCCTGGGGTGACGCCGCCACGCACTCGTCCCCGGCGCCCGACGTCGCCTGGGGTGGTCAGCCGATGTCGGTGCCGCCGGCCAATGAGAGTTCGACCGGCTATCACCCCTATTCGGCGGCCGTGCCCAACGGTGCTCCGCCGATGTGGCAGCCGCCGCCCGCCGCGCCACTGCCGCCCAAGCGGCGGAACACCCCGATCATCGCCCTGGTGATCGTGCTCGGCCTGCTGATCTGTGGAGGTCTGGGCACCGCGGCCTGGCTGGTCCAGCGCGGCGACAACGACCCGACCGCGGGCCGCACCGGCTCTCCGACGGCTTCTGCGACCACCAACGGGACCGTGCCCGAGCCGCAGAGCAGCGAGGACGCCCGTTTTGTGGCCAAGGGGCAGTGCGTCCGCAACGAGGGCAACGCCGACGACAGCCCCGATCTCAAGATCGTGTCCTGTGCGAGCGGCACCTACGAGGTTCTCAAGCGGGTCGACGGGCGCACCACCGGTGAGGCCGACGCCGAGTCGAAGTGCGGCAAGGTGGCGAAGTACACCAAGTGGTACTTCTACGACAGCGAGCTGGACAGCCTCGACTTTGTGCTCTGCCTCAAGGAGTATGGCGTCGACTAG
- a CDS encoding ATP-binding protein, with protein MDPVRNPYAPGAGQRPPELAGRGRELDAFDVVLERVARGRPERSLVLTGLRGVGKTVLLNTLRSAAIGRLWGTGKIEARPDQSLRRPVSSALHMAIRELSPHHRNPDRVDEVLAVLKAFALRANDSSAKLRDRWTPGIDVPAARGRADSGDIEIDLVELFTDAASLATDVGTGIALFIDEMQDLGPADVSALCAACHELSQLGAPLIVVGAGLPHLPAVLSAAKSYSERLFRYQRIDRLDRIAADLALCAPAAREDVEYEAKALDLLYEKSGGYPYFVQAYGKATWDHAPTSPVTAEDVLVAAPEAEAELAVGFFGSRFERATPAEREYMRAMASLSGETDNDMDAAVPTSDIAAALSRRPASLSPARDALIKKGLIYSGERGTVAFTVPHFGRYLRTQP; from the coding sequence GTGGATCCGGTCCGGAACCCGTACGCGCCCGGCGCCGGCCAACGGCCGCCCGAGCTGGCTGGACGTGGCCGTGAGCTGGACGCCTTCGACGTTGTCCTCGAGCGTGTCGCCCGCGGCCGGCCCGAGCGCAGCCTCGTCCTGACCGGCCTGCGCGGTGTCGGCAAGACCGTCCTGCTCAACACCCTGCGGTCGGCGGCGATCGGCCGGCTCTGGGGCACCGGCAAGATCGAGGCCCGTCCCGATCAGTCGCTGCGCCGCCCCGTTTCGTCCGCACTCCACATGGCCATCCGCGAGCTGAGCCCGCACCACCGCAACCCCGACCGTGTCGACGAGGTCCTGGCCGTGCTCAAGGCGTTCGCGCTGCGGGCCAACGACTCGTCCGCGAAGCTGCGTGACCGGTGGACACCCGGCATCGACGTGCCCGCGGCCCGCGGTCGCGCCGACTCGGGCGACATCGAGATCGACCTGGTCGAGCTGTTCACGGACGCGGCGTCGCTGGCCACGGACGTCGGCACGGGCATCGCCCTCTTCATCGACGAGATGCAGGACCTGGGCCCGGCGGACGTGTCCGCCCTGTGCGCGGCCTGCCACGAGCTCTCCCAGCTGGGGGCACCGCTGATCGTGGTGGGCGCCGGTCTGCCGCACCTGCCGGCGGTGCTGTCCGCGGCGAAGTCCTACTCGGAGCGCCTCTTCCGCTATCAGCGCATCGACCGTCTCGACCGCATCGCCGCCGATCTGGCGCTGTGCGCGCCGGCCGCCCGCGAGGACGTCGAATACGAGGCGAAGGCGCTGGACCTGCTCTACGAGAAGTCCGGCGGGTATCCGTACTTCGTTCAGGCGTACGGCAAGGCGACCTGGGACCACGCGCCGACGTCGCCGGTGACCGCCGAGGACGTGCTGGTGGCGGCACCCGAGGCGGAGGCCGAGCTGGCCGTCGGGTTCTTCGGGTCGCGGTTCGAACGCGCAACACCGGCGGAACGCGAGTACATGCGCGCTATGGCGTCCCTCTCCGGCGAGACGGACAACGACATGGACGCGGCTGTGCCCACGTCGGACATCGCGGCGGCGCTGTCCCGCCGCCCGGCCAGCCTGTCCCCGGCCCGCGACGCCCTGATCAAGAAGGGCCTGATCTACTCCGGCGAACGCGGCACGGTGGCGTTCACCGTGCCGCACTTCGGGCGCTACCTGCGCACTCAGCCCTAG
- a CDS encoding GNAT family N-acetyltransferase, translating into MSDVREERDDDIEAVRQMLTAAFESDAEARLVDALRSTHAWMPEFSVVAEENGEVVAFALLSRIMIGGETGLALGPVAVLPDRQKQGLGAEVIKDALRRATEAGERLVLVLGDPAYYKRFGFVPAAPFGIISDWSSAGDAWQVLALNKVKARYPSPWRNL; encoded by the coding sequence ATGAGTGACGTTCGAGAAGAACGGGACGACGACATCGAGGCCGTGCGGCAGATGCTGACGGCCGCCTTCGAGTCCGACGCCGAAGCGCGGCTGGTGGACGCCCTGCGATCCACACACGCCTGGATGCCCGAGTTTTCCGTGGTCGCGGAGGAAAACGGCGAGGTGGTGGCGTTCGCGCTGCTCAGCCGCATCATGATCGGCGGTGAGACAGGTCTGGCGCTCGGCCCGGTGGCCGTCCTTCCCGACCGGCAGAAGCAGGGTCTCGGCGCGGAGGTCATCAAGGATGCGCTGCGCCGGGCCACCGAGGCCGGCGAGCGGCTGGTGCTCGTCCTCGGCGATCCGGCCTACTACAAGCGGTTCGGTTTTGTGCCCGCAGCACCGTTCGGGATCATCAGCGACTGGTCGTCGGCCGGTGATGCCTGGCAGGTGCTCGCCCTGAACAAGGTCAAGGCGCGCTACCCCAGCCCTTGGCGCAACCTCTAG
- a CDS encoding DoxX family protein gives MKPVRTAARAMLGAIFVVSGVRIVLDPDAKVDAAKRVTDKVGPMLQRVDPRLPSDARTLVQAKAASDVVAGLMLASGRMTRPAALVLAANLVPTTFAGHPFWTMPKPERTQHETHFLKNLALLGGLLLAAADTEGRPGLSYRTSHAVERSQRSVRRAVRTAKREARIARRSAVAARKIPG, from the coding sequence ATGAAGCCTGTGCGTACTGCAGCCCGCGCCATGCTCGGTGCGATCTTCGTCGTGAGCGGAGTTCGGATCGTCCTCGACCCCGATGCGAAGGTCGACGCGGCCAAGCGTGTCACCGACAAGGTCGGGCCGATGCTCCAGCGGGTTGATCCGCGGCTGCCCAGCGACGCTCGCACGCTGGTGCAGGCCAAGGCTGCCTCCGACGTCGTGGCCGGGTTGATGCTGGCCAGTGGGCGGATGACACGTCCGGCCGCGCTGGTGCTGGCGGCCAATCTGGTGCCGACGACGTTTGCCGGGCATCCGTTCTGGACGATGCCGAAGCCGGAGCGGACGCAGCACGAGACGCACTTCCTGAAGAACCTTGCGCTGCTCGGCGGGCTGCTGCTCGCGGCGGCCGACACCGAGGGACGGCCCGGGCTGAGCTACCGGACGAGCCACGCCGTGGAACGCTCGCAGCGCTCGGTGCGCCGGGCCGTGCGGACCGCCAAGCGGGAGGCCCGGATCGCCCGGCGGTCGGCGGTCGCCGCACGCAAGATCCCCGGGTAA
- a CDS encoding glycosyltransferase 87 family protein, with protein sequence MPAMRTAARPVTTRSVVVVLSCIGVLAAITTIAQRYGFSSLAIDRAAVQSWLAGDGLYAYRSTRTQLGTALPPPALFFVSPAVLLPLGLAGWLTALAGVAALGLSLVALVGPVARRYGRRRWPVVLAASALALTAEPVRAALGIGALDLLVFGLITADIVALRRGAWARSRAAWWPGRSASAPPGRTAGDLTRRAWATGAWAGLGTGIATALAVTPAFFIAYLVVTRQWRAAGLAVGTALSAALAALVITPRETTAWFSEVLWRIDRSGPVDAIGNQSLAGVLARIYDSATTPVLLWLSFSLLLIAVGFIRARAAHADGDEIAAFTLIGLTAAIVGPVTDTHELIWVLPATLILIDSAARLRVTAGRPMPGRNRWPGLGSAIFAGLTYLLFVLAPMWSLHDAFSGNAYALALILLVNALPWRPGVAPAFPINRWLGRPVLREARVGRAPGTGRGSGADRAAGTLPGGDRGADRHRPAAGDPPGRSHVPGGPLPAASIPPPRDPGR encoded by the coding sequence ATGCCCGCGATGCGGACGGCTGCGCGTCCTGTCACGACCAGGTCCGTCGTGGTCGTTCTCTCCTGCATCGGTGTCCTGGCCGCGATAACCACGATCGCCCAACGGTACGGGTTCAGCAGCCTCGCGATCGACCGTGCGGCGGTGCAGAGCTGGCTCGCGGGCGACGGGTTGTACGCGTACCGGTCGACGCGTACCCAGCTGGGCACCGCGCTGCCGCCACCGGCGCTGTTCTTCGTCTCGCCGGCGGTGCTGTTGCCGCTCGGGCTCGCCGGCTGGCTGACCGCGCTGGCCGGTGTCGCCGCGCTCGGCCTGTCACTGGTGGCGCTGGTCGGACCGGTCGCCCGGCGGTACGGCCGCCGCCGCTGGCCCGTCGTCCTCGCAGCAAGCGCACTGGCGCTGACCGCCGAGCCGGTACGCGCCGCACTCGGCATCGGCGCCCTCGACCTGCTGGTCTTCGGGCTGATCACGGCCGACATCGTCGCCCTGCGCCGCGGCGCCTGGGCCCGCAGCCGGGCCGCCTGGTGGCCGGGCCGATCCGCCTCCGCCCCACCAGGACGAACGGCCGGTGACCTGACCCGGCGCGCCTGGGCAACCGGCGCCTGGGCCGGCCTCGGCACCGGAATCGCCACGGCGCTGGCGGTCACCCCGGCATTTTTCATCGCCTACCTGGTCGTCACCCGACAGTGGCGAGCCGCAGGCCTGGCTGTCGGCACGGCGCTGAGCGCCGCCCTGGCCGCTCTGGTGATCACGCCCCGGGAGACCACGGCCTGGTTCAGCGAGGTGCTGTGGCGGATCGACCGGTCGGGGCCGGTCGACGCGATCGGCAACCAGTCGCTGGCCGGTGTGCTGGCGCGCATCTACGACTCGGCGACGACACCGGTGCTGCTCTGGCTGTCGTTCTCCCTGCTGCTGATCGCGGTCGGTTTCATCCGGGCGCGAGCGGCCCACGCGGACGGCGACGAGATCGCGGCGTTCACCCTGATCGGCCTGACCGCGGCGATCGTCGGGCCGGTGACCGACACACACGAACTCATCTGGGTGCTTCCGGCAACCCTGATCCTGATCGACTCCGCCGCTCGGCTGCGAGTGACAGCCGGGCGTCCGATGCCGGGCCGGAACCGGTGGCCCGGCCTGGGCTCGGCGATCTTTGCCGGGCTCACATATCTGCTCTTCGTGCTCGCTCCGATGTGGAGCCTGCACGACGCGTTCTCCGGGAACGCTTACGCGCTGGCGTTGATTCTGCTGGTCAACGCGTTGCCTTGGCGGCCTGGGGTGGCGCCGGCTTTCCCGATCAACCGGTGGCTGGGGCGCCCGGTTCTGCGCGAGGCCAGAGTTGGGCGTGCCCCGGGCACTGGTCGAGGTTCAGGCGCGGATCGTGCAGCCGGCACTTTGCCGGGCGGTGATCGCGGGGCCGACAGGCATCGGCCGGCGGCCGGGGACCCGCCGGGCCGCTCACATGTTCCGGGCGGACCGCTGCCAGCTGCATCCATCCCACCGCCCCGCGACCCAGGCCGCTGA
- a CDS encoding molybdenum cofactor biosynthesis protein MoaE: protein MTTIESVRIADIRDATLSLAAHEEAVSDPRAGAVVSFQGVVRDHDGGRGVTLLEYEGHPTAAAILREVADEIAADPDVYAVAVSHRVGVLQIGDVALVASVSTAHRAAAFAACARLVDEAKARLPIWKRQVFADGTEEWVNCP from the coding sequence ATGACCACGATCGAATCGGTACGCATCGCCGACATCCGCGACGCGACCCTTTCCCTGGCCGCCCACGAGGAAGCCGTGTCCGACCCCCGCGCCGGCGCGGTCGTGTCGTTCCAGGGTGTCGTCCGCGACCACGACGGCGGCCGCGGCGTGACCCTCCTCGAATACGAAGGCCACCCGACCGCAGCCGCCATCCTCCGCGAAGTCGCGGACGAGATCGCCGCAGATCCGGACGTCTACGCGGTCGCGGTCTCCCACCGCGTCGGCGTGCTGCAGATCGGCGACGTGGCGTTGGTGGCCTCGGTCAGCACGGCCCACCGGGCGGCGGCGTTCGCGGCGTGCGCCCGTCTGGTCGACGAGGCCAAGGCCCGCCTCCCGATCTGGAAACGCCAGGTCTTCGCCGACGGCACCGAAGAATGGGTCAACTGCCCCTGA
- a CDS encoding molybdopterin molybdotransferase MoeA encodes MSAQHLPVDWDKARTLAYEAGRAAAGPAETVPLAGADGRTLAEPLVTLTDLPAFPTSSIDGWAVRGPAPWRPTGRVLAGGTAEPLTGDGTCVEIATGAMVPAGTEALIRVEESTRDSDGRVNGTPRPLPEWRLPGDEAHQGEELLPAGTPVDPAVLGMAATCGYDTIVVRPLPRAALLVFGDELLTSGPPGAGRVRDSLSPLVPAWLRRYGATVDPSAVRGPVQDTLEAHVAAIRSALEVADVVCTTGGTMNGPVDHLHPALAELGAEYVMNTVAVRPGFPMLLARVPGPAGRPRFLAGLPGNPQSAVIALISLVGPLLAGLHGRDLPVLPRVELTAPVPGRGGFTHLALAALDQDGRKATPVGHVGSAMLRGLAGSHGFVVVRPDTQAAAGELVPFLPLPLYAGERP; translated from the coding sequence GTGAGCGCACAGCATCTCCCGGTCGACTGGGACAAAGCCCGCACCCTGGCGTACGAGGCCGGGCGAGCCGCCGCGGGTCCGGCCGAAACCGTGCCCCTGGCCGGCGCCGACGGCCGTACGCTCGCCGAACCGCTCGTCACCCTCACCGACCTGCCGGCGTTCCCGACGTCGAGCATCGACGGCTGGGCCGTCCGCGGCCCGGCGCCGTGGCGTCCGACCGGCCGGGTGCTGGCCGGCGGCACCGCCGAGCCCCTGACCGGCGACGGCACCTGCGTCGAGATCGCCACCGGCGCGATGGTCCCGGCCGGCACCGAAGCCCTGATCCGCGTCGAGGAGTCCACACGCGACAGCGACGGTCGCGTGAACGGCACACCCCGGCCCCTGCCCGAGTGGCGACTGCCCGGCGACGAGGCCCACCAGGGCGAAGAGCTGCTGCCGGCCGGCACACCCGTCGACCCGGCCGTGCTCGGCATGGCGGCGACCTGCGGATACGACACGATCGTGGTGCGGCCACTGCCCCGCGCGGCGCTGCTGGTCTTCGGCGACGAGCTCCTCACCAGTGGTCCACCGGGTGCAGGCCGGGTCCGCGACTCGCTCAGCCCGCTGGTCCCGGCCTGGCTGCGCCGCTACGGCGCGACGGTCGACCCGTCCGCCGTCCGCGGTCCCGTGCAGGACACTCTCGAAGCGCACGTCGCAGCGATCCGCTCGGCGCTCGAGGTCGCGGACGTGGTCTGCACAACCGGCGGCACGATGAACGGGCCCGTCGACCACCTCCACCCGGCCCTCGCCGAGCTCGGCGCGGAATACGTCATGAACACCGTGGCGGTGCGCCCCGGCTTCCCGATGCTGCTGGCCCGCGTCCCCGGACCGGCCGGCCGGCCGCGGTTCCTCGCCGGGCTGCCCGGCAACCCGCAGTCCGCCGTGATCGCCCTGATCTCGCTGGTCGGGCCGCTGCTGGCCGGCCTCCACGGCCGCGACCTGCCGGTGCTGCCCCGCGTCGAGCTGACCGCCCCGGTCCCCGGCCGCGGCGGCTTCACCCACCTGGCGCTGGCCGCCCTCGACCAGGACGGCCGCAAGGCGACACCGGTCGGCCACGTCGGCTCGGCGATGCTGCGCGGCCTCGCGGGCTCGCACGGTTTTGTGGTCGTCCGCCCGGACACCCAGGCGGCCGCGGGCGAACTCGTCCCGTTCCTGCCCCTGCCGCTCTACGCCGGAGAACGCCCATGA
- a CDS encoding MogA/MoaB family molybdenum cofactor biosynthesis protein, whose protein sequence is MIRARVIVASNRAAAGVYADTSGPLLVAGLREIGCEVDPEPVVVPDGEPVAEALRTALAEGIAVIVTSGGTGVTPTDRTPEATRPLLDFEVPGIAEAIRAYSRDKVPAAALSRGLAGVAGHTLIVNLPGSSGGAKDGLAVLGPILVHTVDQIRGGDHRLSS, encoded by the coding sequence GTGATCCGCGCCCGAGTGATCGTCGCCTCGAACCGCGCCGCTGCGGGCGTCTACGCCGACACCAGTGGCCCGTTGCTCGTCGCCGGTCTGCGTGAGATCGGCTGCGAGGTGGATCCGGAGCCGGTTGTCGTCCCCGACGGCGAACCCGTCGCCGAGGCGCTGCGGACAGCCCTCGCGGAAGGGATAGCAGTGATCGTCACCAGCGGCGGAACGGGCGTCACTCCCACGGACCGGACTCCCGAGGCGACACGGCCGCTGCTCGACTTCGAGGTGCCGGGCATCGCGGAGGCGATCCGGGCGTACAGCCGCGACAAGGTACCGGCGGCCGCACTCTCCCGCGGCTTGGCCGGTGTCGCCGGTCACACCCTGATCGTGAATCTGCCCGGGTCAAGCGGTGGAGCCAAGGACGGACTGGCGGTGCTCGGCCCGATACTTGTCCACACCGTCGACCAGATCCGCGGCGGCGACCATAGGCTTTCCTCGTGA